A region of bacterium DNA encodes the following proteins:
- a CDS encoding NIL domain-containing protein: protein MVSHRIVLIFPKDIVDKPYTYHLVKDFNLVINILRAKISPEEEGLLVLEVDGKKIDFENGMKYLKDFGVKILPLLKEINRDKKRCYNCGACLAVCPSGALYIDRNNWLVNFDDTKCVLCEACIKGCPTRAIKILFQDFVKKE from the coding sequence ATGGTTTCCCATCGTATTGTTTTGATTTTTCCAAAAGATATAGTCGACAAACCTTACACTTATCACCTGGTGAAAGACTTTAACCTGGTAATTAATATATTAAGGGCAAAAATATCTCCTGAAGAAGAAGGCCTCCTGGTTTTAGAAGTGGATGGCAAAAAAATTGATTTTGAAAACGGCATGAAATACCTGAAGGATTTTGGAGTTAAAATTTTGCCGCTTCTTAAAGAAATAAACCGGGACAAAAAGCGTTGTTATAACTGCGGGGCATGCCTTGCGGTATGCCCGAGCGGCGCCTTGTATATCGATAGAAATAACTGGCTTGTAAATTTTGATGACACCAAATGTGTTTTATGTGAAGCATGCATAAAGGGCTGTCCAACCAGGGCCATAAAAATATTATTCCAGGACTTTGTAAAAAAAGAGTAG